The following coding sequences lie in one Glycine soja cultivar W05 chromosome 16, ASM419377v2, whole genome shotgun sequence genomic window:
- the LOC114389084 gene encoding GDSL esterase/lipase EXL3-like, which translates to MNLLYQKKLLSRWLIAILWCSIIAPIFQHVSVMSLPNNETVPAVMVFGDSIVDPGNNNYITTLVKCNFPPYGRDFGEGNQPTGRFSNGLVPSDIIAAKLGVKKLLPAYLDPNLQLQDLLTGVSFASGGAGYDPLTAELVNVMSLSDQLDMFKEYIKKINEAVGRNRTTMIVSKSIYIVCVGSDDIANTYYQSPFRSAEYDIPSYTDFMASEASKFLQELYGLGARRIGVFGLSVIGCVPSQRTLGGGLNRACLDSSNQAAMLFNSKLNSQMVVLGKKFSDSRLVYLDSYNGFLNMLQNPAKFGFEVIKKGCCGTGDIEVSILCNRYSINTCSNTTHYLFWDSYHPTQEAYLALSSLVFDNKIKDFF; encoded by the exons ATGAATTTACTCTATCAAAAAAAGCTCCTTTCTCGATGGCTTATAGCCATTCTTTGGTGTTCTATTATAGCCCCCATCTTTCAACATGTTTCTGTTATGAGCCTACCAAACAATGAGACTGTGCCAGCGGTGATGGTATTTGGGGACTCTATAGTAGATCCGGGAAACAACAACTATATCACCACActtgtcaaatgcaatttcccACCATATGGTAGAGATTTTGGTGAAGGAAATCAACCAACTGGGAGGTTCAGCAATGGCTTAGTTCCATCAGACATAATTG ctGCAAAACTTGGAGTCAAGAAGCTTTTACCTGCTTATCTTGACCCAAATTTGCAACTTCAAGATCTCCTCACTGGTGTAAGCTTTGCCTCAGGCGGTGCCGGATATGATCCTCTAACAGCTGAATTAGTG AATGTGATGTCATTGTCAGATCAATTAGACATGTTCAAGGAATACATAAAGAAGATAAATGAAGCGGTTGGAAGAAACAGAACGACAATGATAGTATCTAAGAGCATATACATAGTATGTGTAGGAAGTGATGACATTGCCAATACTTATTATCAATCACCTTTTAGGAGTGCTGAGTATGATATTCCTTCATACACGGACTTCATGGCTTCAGAAGCCTCAAAATTCTTGCAG GAACTTTATGGACTAGGAGCTAGAAGAATTGGAGTATTTGGTTTATCAGTTATAGGGTGTGTGCCCTCACAAAGAACACTCGGTGGAGGCTTGAATAGAGCATGCTTAGATTCTTCTAACCAAGCAGCAATGCTCTTCAACTCGAAGCTCAACTCCCAGATGGTTGTGCTTGGAAAAAAGTTTTCAGACTCTAGGCTTGTTTATCTTGATTCTTACAACGGATTTCTTAACATGCTTCAAAATCCTGCTAAATTTG GTTTCGAAGTGATAAAGAAAGGATGCTGTGGCACGGGGGATATAGAAGTGAGCATTTTGTGCAACCGTTACAGCATAAACACATGCTCTAACACCACTCACTACTTGTTCTGGGACAGTTATCATCCTACACAGGAGGCTTATCTTGCCCTTAGTTCTCTAGTGTTTGATAACAAAATTAAGGACTTCTTCTGA